GTAGCCACCTGCAGCCCACTCTGACAACCCGTTGAGGTGATGAAcgcgatagccacgcagtccgCTCATCCACCTCAATTGAGGGAAAGTCACTGGCGCCAACGTGGGGCCCAATGAAAACAACACCCCTTATAATTGGCGCCCAACGTAAATACTATAAAGAAGAAGATCGTTTGAATATGGAAGCAAATATGCTGTAGGAGCAGCTTTAATGCAGGGGGAGGATGCAAATGATCATCCTCCCGAATATGCAAGTCGATCATTTACGTCAGCAAAATTTCCACTTCGCCAAGACGGACCATGTGTAATTATGGAAAAACACGGAAGTTCCAACGCACATTGTACCCATTCAACGACGAGGACATCCAAGGAAAATTCAAGATGTTCCTGGTGCTCTTACGGGACGTTACCGAGCACCAGAGGGGGAGACTGTAACAAACCACCGTCCGCGCGCCCGCCGAATGCTTTCCCACTCGCACACTACTAACTGCACTGTTCTACAAACACGTCATCGAGTAGCCGCCTACGCAAGAAGCGGGGATCCGCGAGTATAAAAGAGCGCGCCCGCCAGTCCGAAGATCATTCCGAGCTTAGCGGCCGGTCTTAgagcgatagccacgcagtcctcTAAGACCGGTATGGTTAAGGAGTGCGGTAGCTACCTGCAGCCCACTCTGACAACCAGTTGAGGTTACGAAcgcgatagccacgcagtccgTTCTTCCACCTCCAGCTTAGGATCCGATTCTTAGCCTAGCGGCCGGTCTTGgagcgatagccacgcagtcctcGTCGTTACTAATTATAAGGGGCGGTAAAAGTAAAACTCGAGGATGAGTAGTAAATCTATATTCTTCCCTTACATAATAGTTAACAAATAAACGTACACGACAAAATCGGATCCTAAGCTGGAGGTGGAAGAAcggactgcgtggctatcgcgTTCGTAACCTCAACTGGTTGTCAGAGTGGGCTGCAGGTAGCTACCGCACTCCTTAACCATACCAGTCTTAgaggactgcgtggctatcgctcTAAGACCGGCCGCTAGGCTAAGAATGATTTTCGGACTGGCGGGCGCGCTCTTTTATACTCGCGGATCCCCGCTTCTTGCGTAGGCGGCTACTCGATGACGTGTTTGTAGAACAGTGCAGTTAGTAGTGTGCGAGTGGGAAAGCATTCGCGAAAGCGAATTTGGCTGACGTAAGTAGTCGGCTTGCATATTTGGAAGGATGATCATTTGCACCCTCCTCCTGCATTAAAGCTGCTCATACAGCATATTTGCATCCATATTCAAGTGACTTTCTTCTTTGTGGTGTTTTCGTTGGgccccacgttgggcgccaaTTATACCGCCAGTACCATCAGTCGACCGGCACCGCCACCTAGCCGGTCGACACATCCATCATCCCCACCAGATGGCTTGGCTCCGACAGGGTCCACCAGGGCCCAATCTTCGGCGCCCGCCGCTGGTGGTGTACGCCGCATGAGATGGACGTCTCTCATGAACGAGAATGTCATGCGTGCGTACTACAGGGCGACGGGAGGGGAAACCGGACGGACTGGCTACCGAGCGGCAATGTACCGCGAGTTCCTGCTGCTCGAGCCGAACTTAACTGTCACGGAACAAAACCTGGCAGACCGGGCTCGGTACATTCAGCGCTCGAACATCTTTAACGCTACCGAGCTCGAACGATTGCGACGTGAGGCTGTTCCAGAAGTGTCAGCACCAGCCACAGAGCAAATCGACTCCCAGGCGGTGCCTGTCCCCGTAGAGACGAATACCATCTCACAAGATTTGCCTGTGGAGGAAGACACCGAAGGAACAGTCTCCCTGGATATAGAGCGGATGAGAGGGATTCTAGAAGAGGCGATTTCTGAAATCCGGAGCGCTCCTCTAGAGAATCGTCCGCGGCTCTCCCGACTCACGCTAAATGTAGCGACGCGGGATGTCATTGAGGCCATAAACAAAATGCTGCCTCAACATCTGGAAAGCAGCACTGGCCTGGGTGATACGGCTTCTATCCTCTTCGGCGCGGCGCTCGCCGTGCACCGATTTATCGGTGTCAAGACTCCGGGACCGGAGCGTGCTGCTGCTGCAAGGCGCAGCGCGGAACCGGCCTGGAAGAAGAGAATAGAACGCCGTATCACTCTGGCCAGAGTCCTCATTGGCAGACTGCAAAGCTTCAGGTCGGGCAATACTAGGCCAAGGATTGTGCGCTCTGTTAGAGTTGCGTTTAATGGGTGTGGGGTCAGGTTGGACCAGCCCAATATTGCGCAAAAGCTAACAGAGCGCATCGACGACCTGAAGCAGAAAATCGCTGCATGGGGGAACCGCATCCGACGATACTCGGAAAGAGTCGAGCGATTTCAGCAAAATCGCCTCTTCTTGAGTGATCAGAAAAGGTTCTACAAAAGACTGGAGTGCCCAGCAGTCTGCTCTACTTCTCAGCGACCAGACCCGGCCGACCTCGTCACTTTTTGGCGGGGTGTGTGGTCGAGGGAGGTGGAGCATGAGGAGGGCCCTTGGATTGCGGCGGTAGAGGAAGCATGTGCCTCAATAGAGCCGATGAACCCGGTCGCCATCTCTGCGGAGGATGTAGCTGGTGCAGTAAGGCGGGCCCCGAACTGGAAAAGCCCGGGACCCGACGGACTGCATCACTACTGGCTGAAGGGTTTTTCGGTTTGCCATGCGACCTTGGCTCGACAATTTCAAGAGGCTCTTGAGCAGAGGGCACTCCCGAGCCTTTTCACTACTGGGATCACTCATTTAGCTCCAAAGTCCACCGATACCACTGATCCGGCTAAGTGCCGTCCCATTACGTGTCTTACTACCATCTACAAGACACTGACATCCGTTTTGAGCCTCAAGATCTCCCGTCACGTAGACGAGAATAACATCATATCTGGGGCTCAAAACGGATGTCGGGGCGGTAGTCGTGGTACTAAGGAGCTCCTTCT
This portion of the Maniola hyperantus chromosome 22, iAphHyp1.2, whole genome shotgun sequence genome encodes:
- the LOC138403889 gene encoding uncharacterized protein, producing MCNYGKTRKFQRTLYPFNDEDIQGKFKMFLVLLRDVTEHQRGRLTISRPAPPPSRSTHPSSPPDGLAPTGSTRAQSSAPAAGGVRRMRWTSLMNENVMRAYYRATGGETGRTGYRAAMYREFLLLEPNLTVTEQNLADRARYIQRSNIFNATELERLRREAVPEVSAPATEQIDSQAVPVPVETNTISQDLPVEEDTEGTVSLDIERMRGILEEAISEIRSAPLENRPRLSRLTLNVATRDVIEAINKMLPQHLESSTGLGDTASILFGAALAVHRFIGVKTPGPERAAAARRSAEPAWKKRIERRITLARVLIGRLQSFRSGNTRPRIVRSVRVAFNGCGVRLDQPNIAQKLTERIDDLKQKIAAWGNRIRRYSERVERFQQNRLFLSDQKRFYKRLECPAVCSTSQRPDPADLVTFWRGVWSREVEHEEGPWIAAVEEACASIEPMNPVAISAEDVAGAVRRAPNWKSPGPDGLHHYWLKGFSVCHATLARQFQEALEQRALPSLFTTGITHLAPKSTDTTDPAKCRPITCLTTIYKTLTSVLSLKISRHVDENNIISGAQNGCRGGSRGTKELLLIDSVAGQLVKRNRRNFSAAWIDYRKAFDSVPHSWLLRVLELYKVDGTVRDFLGACMGQWSTILCLHGERLAAADDRIRIGRGIFQGDCLSPLWFCLSLNPLSTLLEGSGTGFRFRRGGTKVPHLLYMDDLKLLAPNATRLQELLNVTTDFSNSIRMELGLDKCAVMHVERGQVTHSAEMSLEPSTIRTLSEAESYRKQRRVGCHVDGVCVNNLSYADDMVLLSASICGLRSLVQTWEEYAGCHGLKYNVTKSKCMVFEAAGTKRPQNVPPVLLSGVSLDTVEQFRYLGHVITTDLKDDADVERERRALSI